A genomic stretch from Limanda limanda chromosome 11, fLimLim1.1, whole genome shotgun sequence includes:
- the virma gene encoding protein virilizer homolog isoform X1, translated as MAGDIATELLFLDTFKHQNAELTNVDVVRFPCGVLVTEVRVIPPGIKAHSSLPDSRAFGETSPHAFQLELFFNNVAKPSHPAFNRLGSLEYDENKSIVFRPSGKVNTDGLVLRGWYTSLTVAVYGTAERSHGHDHASPPPPPPPPPQQTTGPKRIVKQEWEKDEQYNGSPPRPAPRGPRTPPGPPPPDDDDEEQVQVTVGVVKDEPREGRDDYLEAVSPERSLPADETYSDAEPEEGDEEEEPEEEEDARTEGSALEEEEEEEEEDEGDDGYEQISSDEDDLDNSSFKLPTFDMDYTPEDLASVPPVQYDPYERELRPLLYFTPPYKTRFDTQFEKAIVEEPMDAGDAKEPGDEADAVAQLKELLGSIGDDRDARWVTALEEATGQLSKGLAYLIKKEDSEVKDPVGILAKWALQALSMEVALTQPIALNLRQLKAGAKLASHLTECPQGLTALLREGALGVLLELLHADHLSSTLKLCIFRALDALTSAPAGVEAFLHTGESDKSGYQHLVQLFLREETVRVITAGNAILQKSHMYEVLVDLQNTAAAWSETQQEDMEEADSPMEEEPSLAYPPVCEAELDRLAGVLEELHHLLETAPYCMVQPPGKAFPTSARITGPQERDDPYPALYRYMHACHFLESTTVVLSAAAASGHVGVTQAVREILRFLSLTQPGLLFLLAQPSPTNLLLRLLASMSDGESEESTLTGGEGALTGPGFGEEGFGVWLMQALHALQGVSELMSHVATGGEGGAGLEEGDNAEVLGLLHALYLMTFTQTGRSAVAHVFSLDNNLSCLVTLLQHHSKDGQGEAKARKAVTYNYACMLVLLVVQSSNELRMMEQFACPLLALAKADDTNAKLQELSKWLEPLEKLRFEIGSIPTLLEYIKQNVENVLTADGTGLVTALRVLGHIASPPPAVEGQQRDLKWSLAGVQLFSGEGLDTCVRILQKLCGVLLHPWRVHGQMGPTPHRCMILSICISTLRLLRTMLTELLRRGAFQFRDTRVASVLVTLHMIVCSIPASGRLDGEETRVQALIVDVLLTFTQGVNEEVTHTEETLASNTWSLMLKEVLSSLLKAPEGLFSGLTLLSELLPLPLPMQSTQVISVQDVAVALNTRKLWSMHIRAQWKVFSEVLRCVCGTTCPPLLAMLRRVFVQLADLSSPSATLIMKTLVELLLEELQPVEGKAVCWVQALRLLSLMDALVSQRACKSAALHLLSGSVSGDEQMADLFPLLLPLLVPPTGPCLQQQQCSELVGTILQSLCDQDISLVISPPGESCVSEVEQLANALPGREMMSSVCNALLEVLGNAESSVPLLLTSLRTLTFFTEHDYGLYHFKVALKKHDAALCSLLKRLVCAFNKDSADLLSALLDFLRQILNTDAMCVDEVQGSGEETSFSHPPRFLSGSEMKALLQWEESESHPLPTLEKQITKLSKEDESLEAMLENVIVLRQTLETATDTPPAADTEPTLPAPETLGAQFNHRTVFILSEALDEQLKALWFSPFHTDDIEVDLDMVKVDLVGLAQECCPELDLKAELERSFLSEPSSPGHTKTTKGFRLGKHKHETFITSRFSGKSDYCEPAKRAHMMAAPRGRGGRGGFGQNLCRPHDIFRQRKQNTSRPPSMHVDDFVAAEFKDITPLGLLAQKRLPKSSPKPPTRGLFTGNRGRAAFHSQARFFTPPQPKGVLLAGNYTRREGGRGSSWSGQVPGITHRGTYSEPRGGQSNFSRGPLPSRQPPASAYRLAPRDRAPRGRGGAGLSWLSGGGGGGSAGGGGGGGRGSQGSKFSGGGGSGGGRGRHVRSFTR; from the exons ATGGCGGGGGATATCGCCACGGAGCTTCTGTTTCTAGATACGTTCAAACACCAGAATGCAGAG CTGACCAACGTGGATGTGGTGCGGTTTCCTTGCGGGGTTCTGGTCACTGAGGTGCGGGTCATTCCTCCAGGAATCAAAGCTCACAGTAGCTTACCTGACAGCAGAGCTTTTGG GGAGACGTCTCCTCACGCCTTCCAGTTGGAGCTCTTCTTCAATAATGTGGCCAAACCCAGCCACCCCGCCTTCAACAGACTGGGCAG TCTGGAGTATGATGAGAACAAGTCCATTGTGTTCAGACCCAGTGGAAAG GTGAACACAGACGGCCTGGTGCTGCGTGGCTGGTACACCAGTCTGACTGTGGCCGTGTACGGTACAGCGGAGCGCTCTCACGGACATGACCATGCCTCgccccctcctccaccacccccaccccctcaacAGACAACCGGGCCCAAGAGGATCGTTAAACAAG AGTGGGAAAAAGACGAACAATACAATGGCAGCCCACCCAGACCAGCACCCAGAGGGCCTCGTACTCCACCTGGACCTCCACCgccagatgatgatgatgaggagcaggTCCAAGTGACGG TGGGTGTGGTCAAAGATGAGCCGCGGGAGGGTCGCGACGACTACCTCGAGGCCGTGTCACCTGAGAGATCGCTTCCTGCTGATGAGACGTATTCAGATGCTGAGCCAGAGGAgggcgatgaagaggaggagccggaggaggaagaggatgccCGTACAGAGGGAAGcgctctggaggaggaggaagaagaggaggaggaagatgagg GAGATGATGGTTATGAGCAGATTTCCAGTGATGAAGACGACTTGGATAATAGTAGCTTCAAGTTGCCCACCTTTGACATGGACTACACTCCTGAGGACCTGGCTTCTGTCCCACCGGTCCAGTATGACCCATATGAGCGAGAACTCAGGCCCCTGCTCTACTTCACCCCCCCTTACAAGACTCGTTTTGATACCCAGTTTGAGAAGGCCATTGTTGAGGAGCCCATGGATGCTGGTGATGCAAAAGAACCTGGAGACGAAGCTGACGCTGTTGCCCAACTAAAGGAGCTGCTGGGTAGCATTGGTGACGACAGAGACGCTCGCTGGGTCACTGCTCTGGAAGAGGCAACTGGACAACTGAGCAAAGGGTTGGCCtatttaattaaaaaggaaGACAGCGAGGTGAAGGATCCAGTTGGAATCTTAGCCAAGTGGGCTCTCCAAGCTCTGAGTATGGAGGTTGCTCTCACACAGCCAATTGCCCTGAACCTCAGACAGTTGAAAGCTGGTGCCAAGCTAGCATCACACTTGACTGAGTGCCCACAGGGCCTCACAGCGCTGCTGCGTGAAGGGGCCCTGGGTGTTTTACTGGAGCTGCTCCACGCAGACCACTTATCTTCCACTCTGAAGCTCTGTATCTTTAGAGCTCTGGACGCTCTGACTAGCGCTCCTGCTGGTGTGGAAGCGTTCCTCCACACAGGAGAGTCGGATAAGAGTGGATATCAG CATTTAGTCCAGCTGTTCCTACGTGAAGAAACCGTGAGGGTCATAACTGCCGGCAACGCCATATTACAGAAGAGTCACATGTACGAGGTACTGGTCGACCTACAGaatacagcagcagcatggagTGAAACACAGCAG gaggacatggaggaggccgacAGCCCCATGGAGGAGGAGCCGTCGCTGGCCTACCCCCCTGTGTGCGAAGCAGAGCTCGATAGGTTGGCAGGGGTTCTGGAAGAGTTGCATCACCTGCTAGAGACGGCCCCTTACTGCATGGTGCAGCCGCCTGGCAAAGCTTTCCCGACTTCTGCAAGAATAACGGGACCACAGGAGAGAGACGATCCATATCCAGCACTGTATAG gtATATGCACGCGTGTCATTTCTTGGAGAGCACGACAGtggtgttgtcggcagctgctgCGTCCGGGCACGTAGGCGTCACCCAAGCAGTCCGAGAGATCCTGCGCTTCCTGTCGCTCACCCAGCCAggtctgctcttcctcctcgccCAGCCCAGCCCCACCAACCTGCTGCTGCGTCTCCTGGCATCGATGTCGGACGGCGAGAGCGAGGAGAGCACTTTGACCGGTGGAGAGGGAGCTCTCACCGGGCCCGGGTTCGGGGAAGAGGGCTTTGGCGTGTGGTTAATGCAGGCGCTGCATGCTCTGCAGGGTGTGTCGGAGCTCATGAGCCATGTGGccacaggaggagaggggggagctGGGCTGGAGGAAGGTGACAATGCAGAGGTCCTAGGGTTGCTGCATGCGCTCTACCTGATGACCTTCACTCAGACCGGTCGCAGTGCTGTGGCCCATGTTTTTAGCCTGGACAACAACCTCTCCTGTCTGGTGACCCTGCTCCAGCACCACAGCAAAGATGGACAGGG TGAAGCGAAGGCTCGCAAAGCAGTGACATATAATTATGCCTGCATGCTGGTGTTACTTGTGGTGCAGAGCTCTAATGAACTGAGGATGATGGAACAGTTTGCTTGTCCACTGCTCGCCTTAGCCAAGGCTGATGACACCAATGCCAAGTTACAAG AGCTCAGTAAATGGTTGGAGCCTCTCGAAAAACTTCGCTTTGAGATCGGCAGCATTCCCACCCTCCTAGAGTACATTAAACAG AATGTGGAAAATGTGTTGACTGCTGACGgaactggtctggtcactgcgCTCAGGGTTCTCGGTCACATTGCCAGCCCGCCTCCTGCCGTCGAAG gtcaGCAGAGGGATCTCAAGTGGAGTCTCGCAGGGGTTCAGCTGTTCTCAGGCGAGGGTCTGGACACGTGTGTGCGCATCCTGCAGAAGCTGTGCGGCGTGCTGCTGCACCCATGGCGTGTACACGGACAAATGGGCCCCACGCCGCATCGCTGCATGATCCTCAGCATATGCATCAGCACACTCAGGTTGTTGCGCACCATGTTGACAGAGCTCCTCCGCCGGGGAGCCTTTCAGTTCAGGGACACTCGTGTTGCCAGTGTGCTGGTGACCCTCCACATGATTGTTTGCTCTATCCCTGCATCCGGACGTCTGGACGGGGAGGAGACCAGAGTGCAGGCTTTAATTGTGGATGTGCTGCTCACTTTCACACAGGGTGTCAATGAGGAG gtgACTCATACAGAAGAGACTCTGGCCAGTAACACTTGGTCACTGATGCTGAAGGAGGTGTTGAGCTCGCTGCTGAAAGCCCCTGAAGGTCTGTTCTCTGGTCTGACGCTGCTGTCCGAGCTCCTGCCTCTGCCACTCCCCATGCAGAGCACTCAG GTGATCTCAGTCCAAGATGTGGCTGTAGCCTTAAACACAAGGAAGCTGTGGAGCATGCACATTCGGGCGCAGTGGAAAGTGTTTTCTGAGgtgctgaggtgtgtgtgtggaactaCATGCCCTCCCCTCCTGGCCATGCTGAGGAGAGTGTTCGTTCAACTGGCAGACCTGTCTTCGCCCAGTGCGACGCTCATCATGAAGAccctggtggagctgctgctggaggagctgcagcc GGTGGAGGGGAAAGCTGTGTGCTGGGTCCAGGCCCTCCGCCTGCTTTCTTTGATGGATGCCCTGGTGTCACAGAGAGCTTGTAAGAGCGCAGCATTACACCTCCTCTCTGGGTCGGTGTCTGGAGATGAACAAATGGCCGATCTGTTCCCTTTGCTTCTGCCCCTGTTGGTTCCTCCCACCGGGCCCTGCttacaacagcagcagtgcagcGAACTAGTGGGGACAATATTACAGTCACTGTGTGACCAA GACATTTCTTTGGTGATATCTCCACCTGGTGAAAGCTGTGTGTCCGAGGTCGAGCAGCTAGCCAATGCACTTCCGGGGCGAGAGATGATGTCATCGGTGTGCAACGCCTTGTTAGAGGTTTTGGGGAATGCAGAGAGCAgcgtccctctcctcctcacctctctccgGACTTTGACATTCTTCACAGAGCACGACTACGGACTTTACCACTTCAAAGT TGCTCTGAAGAAACATGATGCGGCTCTGTGCTCGCTCTTAAAGAGGCTGGTGTGTGCATTTAACAAGGACTCAGCAGATTTGCTCTCAGCTCTACTGGACTTCCTCAGACAGATTCTCAACACAGATGCAATG TGTGTCGATGAGGTTCAGGGGTCTGGTGAAGAGACCTCCTTCTCCCATCCTCCACGGTTTCTGTCCGGCTCTGAGATGAAAGCTCTGCTGCAGTGGGAGGAGTCTGAGTCACATCCGCTCCCGACTTTGGAGAAACAGATTACG aAACTTTCTAAGGAAGATGAATCACTGGAGGCCATGTTGGAAAATGTGATTGTTCTGAGGCAGACGCTGGAGACGGCCACCGACACGCCTCCAGCTGCAGATACTGAGCCCACTTTGCCGGCTCCTGAGACACTCGGGGCCCAATTTAATCACAG GACTGTGTTTATCCTGTCAGAAGCTCTGGATGAGCAGCTGAAGGCTCTGTGGTTCTCTCCCTTCCACACTGATGACATAGAAGTAGACCTTGACATG gtgaaggtggatCTGGTGGGACTGGCTCAGGAGTGTTGTCCAGAGCTGGACCTGAAGGCAGAGCTGGAGCGCTCCTTCCTGTCTGAGCCGTCCTCTCCTGGTCACACCAAGACTACAAAGGGCTTCAGACTCGGCAAACACAAGCATGAGACGTTCATCACTTCAAGGTTCAG CGGTAAATCGGATTACTGCGAGCCCGCTAAACGAGCCCACATGATGGCGGCTCCACGTGGCCGCGGAGGCCGAGGAGGGTTTGGACAAAATCTCTGCCGACCCCACGATATCTTCCGCCAGCGCAAACAGAACACTTCCCGTCCTCCCAGCATGCACGTGGATGACTTTGTGGCAGCAGAGTTTAAGGACATTACGCCGCTTGGGCTTTTGGCCCAAAAACGACTGCCCAAGAGTTCACCCAAACCCCCCACCAGAGGACTGTTCACTGGCAACAGAGGCAGAGCCGCTTTCCACAGCCAGGCTCGCTTTTTCACTCCACCACAACCTAAAGGGGTCCTGCTAGCTG GTAACTACACTAGAAGAGAAGGAGGCAGAGGGTCGTCATGGAGCGGCCAAGTTCCAGGCATCACTCACAGAGGAACCTACAGCGAACCCCGGGGAGGCCAGAGCAACTTCTCACGTGGACCGCTGCCTTCCAGACAACCCCCAGCAA GTGCGTATCGCCTCGCTCCTCGGGACCGAGCTCCGCGGGGCAGAGGAGGCGCCGGCCTGTCGTGGCttagtgggggtggagggggCGGCAGtgccggaggaggaggcggaggggggAGAGGATCTCAGGGGAGCAAGTTTAGCGGCGGAGGAGGGAGCGGTGGTGGGAGGGGCAGGCACGTTCGCTCCTTCACCAGGTAA
- the virma gene encoding protein virilizer homolog isoform X3: MAGDIATELLFLDTFKHQNAELTNVDVVRFPCGVLVTEVRVIPPGIKAHSSLPDSRAFGETSPHAFQLELFFNNVAKPSHPAFNRLGSLEYDENKSIVFRPSGKVNTDGLVLRGWYTSLTVAVYGTAERSHGHDHASPPPPPPPPPQQTTGPKRIVKQEWEKDEQYNGSPPRPAPRGPRTPPGPPPPDDDDEEQVQVTVGVVKDEPREGRDDYLEAVSPERSLPADETYSDAEPEEGDEEEEPEEEEDARTEGSALEEEEEEEEEDEGEDEEEEMEEGDDGYEQISSDEDDLDNSSFKLPTFDMDYTPEDLASVPPVQYDPYERELRPLLYFTPPYKTRFDTQFEKAIVEEPMDAGDAKEPGDEADAVAQLKELLGSIGDDRDARWVTALEEATGQLSKGLAYLIKKEDSEVKDPVGILAKWALQALSMEVALTQPIALNLRQLKAGAKLASHLTECPQGLTALLREGALGVLLELLHADHLSSTLKLCIFRALDALTSAPAGVEAFLHTGESDKSGYQHLVQLFLREETVRVITAGNAILQKSHMYEVLVDLQNTAAAWSETQQEDMEEADSPMEEEPSLAYPPVCEAELDRLAGVLEELHHLLETAPYCMVQPPGKAFPTSARITGPQERDDPYPALYRYMHACHFLESTTVVLSAAAASGHVGVTQAVREILRFLSLTQPGLLFLLAQPSPTNLLLRLLASMSDGESEESTLTGGEGALTGPGFGEEGFGVWLMQALHALQGVSELMSHVATGGEGGAGLEEGDNAEVLGLLHALYLMTFTQTGRSAVAHVFSLDNNLSCLVTLLQHHSKDGQGEAKARKAVTYNYACMLVLLVVQSSNELRMMEQFACPLLALAKADDTNAKLQELSKWLEPLEKLRFEIGSIPTLLEYIKQNVENVLTADGTGLVTALRVLGHIASPPPAVEGQQRDLKWSLAGVQLFSGEGLDTCVRILQKLCGVLLHPWRVHGQMGPTPHRCMILSICISTLRLLRTMLTELLRRGAFQFRDTRVASVLVTLHMIVCSIPASGRLDGEETRVQALIVDVLLTFTQGVNEEVTHTEETLASNTWSLMLKEVLSSLLKAPEGLFSGLTLLSELLPLPLPMQSTQVISVQDVAVALNTRKLWSMHIRAQWKVFSEVLRCVCGTTCPPLLAMLRRVFVQLADLSSPSATLIMKTLVELLLEELQPVEGKAVCWVQALRLLSLMDALVSQRACKSAALHLLSGSVSGDEQMADLFPLLLPLLVPPTGPCLQQQQCSELVGTILQSLCDQDISLVISPPGESCVSEVEQLANALPGREMMSSVCNALLEVLGNAESSVPLLLTSLRTLTFFTEHDYGLYHFKVALKKHDAALCSLLKRLVCAFNKDSADLLSALLDFLRQILNTDAMCVDEVQGSGEETSFSHPPRFLSGSEMKALLQWEESESHPLPTLEKQITKLSKEDESLEAMLENVIVLRQTLETATDTPPAADTEPTLPAPETLGAQFNHRTVFILSEALDEQLKALWFSPFHTDDIEVDLDMVKVDLVGLAQECCPELDLKAELERSFLSEPSSPGHTKTTKGFRLGKHKHETFITSSGKSDYCEPAKRAHMMAAPRGRGGRGGFGQNLCRPHDIFRQRKQNTSRPPSMHVDDFVAAEFKDITPLGLLAQKRLPKSSPKPPTRGLFTGNRGRAAFHSQARFFTPPQPKGVLLAGNYTRREGGRGSSWSGQVPGITHRGTYSEPRGGQSNFSRGPLPSRQPPASAYRLAPRDRAPRGRGGAGLSWLSGGGGGGSAGGGGGGGRGSQGSKFSGGGGSGGGRGRHVRSFTR, translated from the exons ATGGCGGGGGATATCGCCACGGAGCTTCTGTTTCTAGATACGTTCAAACACCAGAATGCAGAG CTGACCAACGTGGATGTGGTGCGGTTTCCTTGCGGGGTTCTGGTCACTGAGGTGCGGGTCATTCCTCCAGGAATCAAAGCTCACAGTAGCTTACCTGACAGCAGAGCTTTTGG GGAGACGTCTCCTCACGCCTTCCAGTTGGAGCTCTTCTTCAATAATGTGGCCAAACCCAGCCACCCCGCCTTCAACAGACTGGGCAG TCTGGAGTATGATGAGAACAAGTCCATTGTGTTCAGACCCAGTGGAAAG GTGAACACAGACGGCCTGGTGCTGCGTGGCTGGTACACCAGTCTGACTGTGGCCGTGTACGGTACAGCGGAGCGCTCTCACGGACATGACCATGCCTCgccccctcctccaccacccccaccccctcaacAGACAACCGGGCCCAAGAGGATCGTTAAACAAG AGTGGGAAAAAGACGAACAATACAATGGCAGCCCACCCAGACCAGCACCCAGAGGGCCTCGTACTCCACCTGGACCTCCACCgccagatgatgatgatgaggagcaggTCCAAGTGACGG TGGGTGTGGTCAAAGATGAGCCGCGGGAGGGTCGCGACGACTACCTCGAGGCCGTGTCACCTGAGAGATCGCTTCCTGCTGATGAGACGTATTCAGATGCTGAGCCAGAGGAgggcgatgaagaggaggagccggaggaggaagaggatgccCGTACAGAGGGAAGcgctctggaggaggaggaagaagaggaggaggaagatgagggtgaggacgaggaagaggaaatggagGAAG GAGATGATGGTTATGAGCAGATTTCCAGTGATGAAGACGACTTGGATAATAGTAGCTTCAAGTTGCCCACCTTTGACATGGACTACACTCCTGAGGACCTGGCTTCTGTCCCACCGGTCCAGTATGACCCATATGAGCGAGAACTCAGGCCCCTGCTCTACTTCACCCCCCCTTACAAGACTCGTTTTGATACCCAGTTTGAGAAGGCCATTGTTGAGGAGCCCATGGATGCTGGTGATGCAAAAGAACCTGGAGACGAAGCTGACGCTGTTGCCCAACTAAAGGAGCTGCTGGGTAGCATTGGTGACGACAGAGACGCTCGCTGGGTCACTGCTCTGGAAGAGGCAACTGGACAACTGAGCAAAGGGTTGGCCtatttaattaaaaaggaaGACAGCGAGGTGAAGGATCCAGTTGGAATCTTAGCCAAGTGGGCTCTCCAAGCTCTGAGTATGGAGGTTGCTCTCACACAGCCAATTGCCCTGAACCTCAGACAGTTGAAAGCTGGTGCCAAGCTAGCATCACACTTGACTGAGTGCCCACAGGGCCTCACAGCGCTGCTGCGTGAAGGGGCCCTGGGTGTTTTACTGGAGCTGCTCCACGCAGACCACTTATCTTCCACTCTGAAGCTCTGTATCTTTAGAGCTCTGGACGCTCTGACTAGCGCTCCTGCTGGTGTGGAAGCGTTCCTCCACACAGGAGAGTCGGATAAGAGTGGATATCAG CATTTAGTCCAGCTGTTCCTACGTGAAGAAACCGTGAGGGTCATAACTGCCGGCAACGCCATATTACAGAAGAGTCACATGTACGAGGTACTGGTCGACCTACAGaatacagcagcagcatggagTGAAACACAGCAG gaggacatggaggaggccgacAGCCCCATGGAGGAGGAGCCGTCGCTGGCCTACCCCCCTGTGTGCGAAGCAGAGCTCGATAGGTTGGCAGGGGTTCTGGAAGAGTTGCATCACCTGCTAGAGACGGCCCCTTACTGCATGGTGCAGCCGCCTGGCAAAGCTTTCCCGACTTCTGCAAGAATAACGGGACCACAGGAGAGAGACGATCCATATCCAGCACTGTATAG gtATATGCACGCGTGTCATTTCTTGGAGAGCACGACAGtggtgttgtcggcagctgctgCGTCCGGGCACGTAGGCGTCACCCAAGCAGTCCGAGAGATCCTGCGCTTCCTGTCGCTCACCCAGCCAggtctgctcttcctcctcgccCAGCCCAGCCCCACCAACCTGCTGCTGCGTCTCCTGGCATCGATGTCGGACGGCGAGAGCGAGGAGAGCACTTTGACCGGTGGAGAGGGAGCTCTCACCGGGCCCGGGTTCGGGGAAGAGGGCTTTGGCGTGTGGTTAATGCAGGCGCTGCATGCTCTGCAGGGTGTGTCGGAGCTCATGAGCCATGTGGccacaggaggagaggggggagctGGGCTGGAGGAAGGTGACAATGCAGAGGTCCTAGGGTTGCTGCATGCGCTCTACCTGATGACCTTCACTCAGACCGGTCGCAGTGCTGTGGCCCATGTTTTTAGCCTGGACAACAACCTCTCCTGTCTGGTGACCCTGCTCCAGCACCACAGCAAAGATGGACAGGG TGAAGCGAAGGCTCGCAAAGCAGTGACATATAATTATGCCTGCATGCTGGTGTTACTTGTGGTGCAGAGCTCTAATGAACTGAGGATGATGGAACAGTTTGCTTGTCCACTGCTCGCCTTAGCCAAGGCTGATGACACCAATGCCAAGTTACAAG AGCTCAGTAAATGGTTGGAGCCTCTCGAAAAACTTCGCTTTGAGATCGGCAGCATTCCCACCCTCCTAGAGTACATTAAACAG AATGTGGAAAATGTGTTGACTGCTGACGgaactggtctggtcactgcgCTCAGGGTTCTCGGTCACATTGCCAGCCCGCCTCCTGCCGTCGAAG gtcaGCAGAGGGATCTCAAGTGGAGTCTCGCAGGGGTTCAGCTGTTCTCAGGCGAGGGTCTGGACACGTGTGTGCGCATCCTGCAGAAGCTGTGCGGCGTGCTGCTGCACCCATGGCGTGTACACGGACAAATGGGCCCCACGCCGCATCGCTGCATGATCCTCAGCATATGCATCAGCACACTCAGGTTGTTGCGCACCATGTTGACAGAGCTCCTCCGCCGGGGAGCCTTTCAGTTCAGGGACACTCGTGTTGCCAGTGTGCTGGTGACCCTCCACATGATTGTTTGCTCTATCCCTGCATCCGGACGTCTGGACGGGGAGGAGACCAGAGTGCAGGCTTTAATTGTGGATGTGCTGCTCACTTTCACACAGGGTGTCAATGAGGAG gtgACTCATACAGAAGAGACTCTGGCCAGTAACACTTGGTCACTGATGCTGAAGGAGGTGTTGAGCTCGCTGCTGAAAGCCCCTGAAGGTCTGTTCTCTGGTCTGACGCTGCTGTCCGAGCTCCTGCCTCTGCCACTCCCCATGCAGAGCACTCAG GTGATCTCAGTCCAAGATGTGGCTGTAGCCTTAAACACAAGGAAGCTGTGGAGCATGCACATTCGGGCGCAGTGGAAAGTGTTTTCTGAGgtgctgaggtgtgtgtgtggaactaCATGCCCTCCCCTCCTGGCCATGCTGAGGAGAGTGTTCGTTCAACTGGCAGACCTGTCTTCGCCCAGTGCGACGCTCATCATGAAGAccctggtggagctgctgctggaggagctgcagcc GGTGGAGGGGAAAGCTGTGTGCTGGGTCCAGGCCCTCCGCCTGCTTTCTTTGATGGATGCCCTGGTGTCACAGAGAGCTTGTAAGAGCGCAGCATTACACCTCCTCTCTGGGTCGGTGTCTGGAGATGAACAAATGGCCGATCTGTTCCCTTTGCTTCTGCCCCTGTTGGTTCCTCCCACCGGGCCCTGCttacaacagcagcagtgcagcGAACTAGTGGGGACAATATTACAGTCACTGTGTGACCAA GACATTTCTTTGGTGATATCTCCACCTGGTGAAAGCTGTGTGTCCGAGGTCGAGCAGCTAGCCAATGCACTTCCGGGGCGAGAGATGATGTCATCGGTGTGCAACGCCTTGTTAGAGGTTTTGGGGAATGCAGAGAGCAgcgtccctctcctcctcacctctctccgGACTTTGACATTCTTCACAGAGCACGACTACGGACTTTACCACTTCAAAGT TGCTCTGAAGAAACATGATGCGGCTCTGTGCTCGCTCTTAAAGAGGCTGGTGTGTGCATTTAACAAGGACTCAGCAGATTTGCTCTCAGCTCTACTGGACTTCCTCAGACAGATTCTCAACACAGATGCAATG TGTGTCGATGAGGTTCAGGGGTCTGGTGAAGAGACCTCCTTCTCCCATCCTCCACGGTTTCTGTCCGGCTCTGAGATGAAAGCTCTGCTGCAGTGGGAGGAGTCTGAGTCACATCCGCTCCCGACTTTGGAGAAACAGATTACG aAACTTTCTAAGGAAGATGAATCACTGGAGGCCATGTTGGAAAATGTGATTGTTCTGAGGCAGACGCTGGAGACGGCCACCGACACGCCTCCAGCTGCAGATACTGAGCCCACTTTGCCGGCTCCTGAGACACTCGGGGCCCAATTTAATCACAG GACTGTGTTTATCCTGTCAGAAGCTCTGGATGAGCAGCTGAAGGCTCTGTGGTTCTCTCCCTTCCACACTGATGACATAGAAGTAGACCTTGACATG gtgaaggtggatCTGGTGGGACTGGCTCAGGAGTGTTGTCCAGAGCTGGACCTGAAGGCAGAGCTGGAGCGCTCCTTCCTGTCTGAGCCGTCCTCTCCTGGTCACACCAAGACTACAAAGGGCTTCAGACTCGGCAAACACAAGCATGAGACGTTCATCACTTCAAG CGGTAAATCGGATTACTGCGAGCCCGCTAAACGAGCCCACATGATGGCGGCTCCACGTGGCCGCGGAGGCCGAGGAGGGTTTGGACAAAATCTCTGCCGACCCCACGATATCTTCCGCCAGCGCAAACAGAACACTTCCCGTCCTCCCAGCATGCACGTGGATGACTTTGTGGCAGCAGAGTTTAAGGACATTACGCCGCTTGGGCTTTTGGCCCAAAAACGACTGCCCAAGAGTTCACCCAAACCCCCCACCAGAGGACTGTTCACTGGCAACAGAGGCAGAGCCGCTTTCCACAGCCAGGCTCGCTTTTTCACTCCACCACAACCTAAAGGGGTCCTGCTAGCTG GTAACTACACTAGAAGAGAAGGAGGCAGAGGGTCGTCATGGAGCGGCCAAGTTCCAGGCATCACTCACAGAGGAACCTACAGCGAACCCCGGGGAGGCCAGAGCAACTTCTCACGTGGACCGCTGCCTTCCAGACAACCCCCAGCAA GTGCGTATCGCCTCGCTCCTCGGGACCGAGCTCCGCGGGGCAGAGGAGGCGCCGGCCTGTCGTGGCttagtgggggtggagggggCGGCAGtgccggaggaggaggcggaggggggAGAGGATCTCAGGGGAGCAAGTTTAGCGGCGGAGGAGGGAGCGGTGGTGGGAGGGGCAGGCACGTTCGCTCCTTCACCAGGTAA